Proteins encoded in a region of the Fundulus heteroclitus isolate FHET01 chromosome 2, MU-UCD_Fhet_4.1, whole genome shotgun sequence genome:
- the bncr gene encoding protein Bouncer — translation MARQNVLQLLHVAILCLQLLLPSLLGENLLCYFSPIQEKEKKSEVIVTECRPGEVCFKAMGRYGNFTALSAMGCVLEDSCRRQSNLRVRGTVYALTYICCDWSYCNSGVTVKPFYFLVPLVALSTMACL, via the exons ATGGCTAG GCAGAATGTGTTGCAGCTCCTGCACGTCGCCATCTTGTGCCTCCAGCTTCTTCTGCCCTCGTTGCTCGGTGAGAATCTGCTGTGCTACTTCAGCCCCATccaggagaaggagaagaagtcTGAAGTTATTGTGACGGAGTGTCGTCCAGGAGAGGTGTGCTTCAAGGCTATGGGTCGCTACGGAAACTTCACAGCCCTGTCGGCCATGGGGTGTGTGTTGGAGGACAGCTGTAGGAGACAAAGCAACCTCCGTGTCAGAGGGACGGTCTATGCACTGACCTACATCTGCTGCGACTGGTCATACTGTAACTCAGGGGTCACAGTcaaacctttttatttccttgtaCCACTTGTGGCTCTCTCCACCATGGCTTGTTTGTGA